The genomic window TGGGTGAGCTGCGCGCCGTCGTGGAGCTGTCGCCGCATGCGTGACGACGTGCGCGCGCTGGTCGCGCTGTCGGCAACGATCGCGCAGCAGGATCCGGAGCTGCTGGAAACGGCACTCGCGGAGGCCGGACAGCGTGCGACCGCGGAGCAGGTGGAGGAGACGCTGCTGCAGAGCTACCTGTTCGTCGGCTACCCGGCAGCGCTGCAGGCGATCGGACGCTGGCGCGAGATGAGCAGCCGCCCCGCGCCCGGTCCGACCGCGGGCAACTGGGCGGAATGGGCGGCACGGGGCGCCGAGGTGTGCAGCCAGGTCTACGGCGGTCAGTACGAGCGCCTGCGCGAGAACGTGCGTGCACTGCACCCGGACATGGAGCAGTGGATGGTGGTCGAGGGGTACGGCAAGGTCCTCGGCCGCCCCGGCCTGCCGCTCCCCACCCGCGAGCTGTGCATCGTCGCACTGCTCGCAGTGCAGCGCGCGCCGCAGCAGCTCTACTCGCACCTGCGCGGTGCGCTGCAGGTGGGTGCGTCCGGGGAGGATGTCGAAGAAGCGCTCGCGGTCGCGGGCGCGGTGAGTGGTGCGGAGCGTGCGGCGCTCGCATCCAGGGTCTGGCTGACGGTGCGTGCACGCAACGCGGGCGGAGAGTGAGCAGATGTTCGTCGACTATGTAGAGATCCACGTGGTGGCCGGCACCGGCGGCTCGGGTGCGGAGGCGTGGCGGCGTGAGACCTTCGTGCCCCTCGGCGGGCCGGCGGGCGGCGATGGTGGCCGCGGCGGCCATGTCCTCCTGCGCGCGGACGCACAGCTCGCGACGCTCCTCGA from Longimicrobiales bacterium includes these protein-coding regions:
- a CDS encoding carboxymuconolactone decarboxylase family protein → WVSCAPSWSCRRMRDDVRALVALSATIAQQDPELLETALAEAGQRATAEQVEETLLQSYLFVGYPAALQAIGRWREMSSRPAPGPTAGNWAEWAARGAEVCSQVYGGQYERLRENVRALHPDMEQWMVVEGYGKVLGRPGLPLPTRELCIVALLAVQRAPQQLYSHLRGALQVGASGEDVEEALAVAGAVSGAERAALASRVWLTVRARNAGGE